One window of Candidatus Nitrospira kreftii genomic DNA carries:
- a CDS encoding NAD kinase, whose product MRSKSIGILTKPKFPEVKSTLLGVVAWLRAHSIEVLLDTTSAALLDEAGGMPKLQLAEKADVLLVLGGDGTILGAARLAAERGIPILGVNMGGLGFLTEVRLDNLYPSLERVFANDFVLDERLMLATHIYRHEETVARGIVLNDVVISKGTLARMIDLQVAIGGQFVTNLRGDGLIIGTPTGSTAYSLSAGGPIMNPGVQALMLSPICPHTLTHRPLIVPGNVVIEVTLTSHDEGSMATLDGQVGVPIGQGDKTVIQASDCRTRLIRFPESHYYEVLRGKLKWGHG is encoded by the coding sequence GGGATTCTAACTAAGCCAAAGTTCCCGGAGGTCAAGAGTACGTTACTGGGAGTGGTTGCTTGGCTCCGTGCCCACAGCATCGAAGTCCTGCTCGATACAACATCTGCCGCATTATTGGACGAAGCAGGGGGAATGCCGAAGCTTCAACTGGCTGAGAAAGCCGATGTTCTTTTGGTCCTAGGTGGGGATGGAACCATCCTGGGTGCTGCACGGCTGGCAGCGGAACGCGGTATCCCTATTCTCGGCGTCAATATGGGCGGTCTCGGTTTTTTGACAGAAGTCCGGCTTGACAATCTGTACCCCTCGCTCGAGCGAGTCTTTGCTAACGATTTTGTGTTGGATGAGCGACTCATGCTGGCAACACATATTTACCGACACGAAGAAACTGTCGCCCGCGGGATTGTCCTGAATGACGTTGTGATCAGCAAAGGCACTCTAGCCCGTATGATCGACTTGCAAGTCGCAATCGGTGGTCAATTCGTGACGAACCTCAGAGGTGACGGTCTCATCATCGGAACACCCACGGGGTCTACCGCCTACTCACTCTCTGCCGGTGGTCCCATCATGAATCCAGGCGTGCAAGCCCTGATGTTATCGCCGATCTGTCCCCACACCTTGACCCATCGCCCACTCATCGTGCCGGGCAATGTTGTCATTGAAGTCACTTTAACGAGTCATGATGAAGGGTCGATGGCGACACTCGATGGCCAAGTCGGAGTTCCCATCGGACAGGGCGATAAAACGGTCATCCAGGCGTCAGACTGTCGGACCAGACTGATTCGTTTTCCGGAAAGCCACTACTATGAAGTATTGAGAGGTAAACTGAAATGGGGGCACGGATAA
- a CDS encoding hypothetical protein (conserved protein of unknown function) codes for MSGSRSHVIIVAGAGPAGMAVASSLSKAGHEIIILNRDIRFGGLAEYGIFPSKLKLRGGLKKQYWELLQQKNVHYFGNVSIGNGKDLTVEDVRGLGASAVVFTIGAQGTKAIGVEGDSAQGVFHAKDVVYHYNRLPGFGDHPFEMGKHVSVIGAGDVMVDIAHWLIRYKKVERVTAIVRRGPVERKYNPKEIRSICANMDLEGIRNEFERIKDRMAKVGQNPDDVLKGFTDEFTKCEPQVSQTRMDFRFLASPKRILVDEHNRVRALEMEDNRLDPKGEDTMAVGLKQYYEFPCDSVVFAVGDKVDETVGLPYKNGMFITNPNKTGNDPDDSLFQAYDETVGTIMDGVFLAGWARKASEGLVGVAKRDGDWCAEVVERYLATKNSSGDASTVLDQLHSLLRKRQSRPVDVSGLRALEVAERSFTEKTDCIGEFKFTANQDMLARIEQGRVS; via the coding sequence ATGAGTGGATCACGATCGCATGTGATTATTGTTGCAGGAGCAGGGCCTGCTGGTATGGCCGTCGCAAGTTCGCTATCAAAAGCCGGCCATGAAATCATCATTCTCAATCGAGACATTAGGTTTGGGGGGTTGGCAGAGTACGGCATATTTCCTTCCAAACTAAAGCTTCGTGGCGGTCTCAAGAAACAGTACTGGGAACTCCTTCAGCAAAAGAATGTGCACTATTTTGGCAATGTCTCCATCGGTAACGGGAAAGACCTCACGGTCGAGGATGTGCGTGGACTGGGAGCGAGCGCAGTTGTGTTTACCATCGGTGCGCAAGGGACCAAGGCTATCGGTGTTGAGGGGGATTCAGCCCAGGGTGTGTTCCATGCGAAAGATGTGGTGTACCACTACAATCGCCTACCGGGGTTTGGCGACCACCCATTTGAAATGGGTAAACACGTCTCGGTGATTGGAGCTGGAGATGTGATGGTGGACATTGCTCACTGGTTGATCCGCTATAAGAAGGTAGAGCGTGTCACGGCCATTGTCCGACGAGGTCCAGTGGAACGAAAATACAATCCGAAGGAGATCCGCAGCATCTGCGCCAATATGGATCTTGAAGGGATTCGCAACGAGTTCGAACGCATCAAAGATCGTATGGCCAAGGTGGGACAGAATCCCGACGACGTCTTGAAAGGCTTTACAGACGAGTTCACCAAGTGTGAGCCTCAAGTCTCACAAACAAGAATGGACTTCCGCTTCCTCGCCTCTCCCAAGCGTATTTTGGTAGACGAACACAATCGTGTTCGTGCGCTCGAAATGGAGGATAACCGGCTGGATCCAAAAGGTGAAGATACCATGGCAGTCGGGTTAAAACAGTACTATGAGTTTCCCTGTGATTCAGTGGTGTTTGCCGTCGGCGACAAAGTGGATGAGACAGTCGGTCTTCCTTACAAGAACGGCATGTTTATTACGAATCCCAACAAAACTGGTAACGATCCTGATGATTCGCTTTTTCAAGCCTACGATGAGACGGTCGGAACAATTATGGATGGTGTCTTTCTAGCCGGCTGGGCGCGGAAAGCCAGCGAAGGCCTTGTCGGCGTGGCAAAGCGTGACGGAGATTGGTGTGCAGAAGTAGTGGAGCGCTATCTGGCGACCAAGAACAGTAGTGGTGACGCCAGTACCGTGCTCGATCAGTTACATTCGCTTCTCAGAAAACGACAGAGTCGTCCTGTTGACGTGAGCGGGCTACGGGCGCTTGAAGTGGCAGAGCGTTCGTTCACGGAAAAAACAGACTGTATCGGGGAATTCAAATTTACGGCAAACCAGGACATGCTTGCGCGCATCGAACAGGGAAGGGTGTCGTAG
- a CDS encoding Undecaprenyl-phosphate mannosyltransferase (Modular protein): protein MVMPFSESRPPLPGGVQTPPIRYYHVSTVNGSFALQALKTDEAYLVPNFELAEELVARGVDSARIAISHGSSPNGSSHGYSQIALGRPLVPASPFTFDQSIVIVLPTYNERSNLAALVATIGKYLTADILIVDDNSPDGTGQVADQLRGEHRHIHVLHRPKKQGLGPAYLAGFEWAIHRNYDRIIEMDCDFSHAPWDVPRLVHGSRTAELVIGSRYVSGGGTENWDARRRLVSRCGNTYVRLFLGPMIHDWTGGFRCYHRSLLLKMHLETVRAKGYVFQVELAWRAVQLGADIRELPIRFSDRVQGQSKLGWHSLIEGLVQVPKMCFQRY from the coding sequence ATGGTTATGCCTTTTAGTGAATCACGTCCTCCATTGCCGGGGGGCGTACAGACTCCCCCCATCCGCTATTATCACGTCTCAACGGTCAACGGATCGTTCGCCTTGCAAGCCCTGAAAACCGACGAAGCCTATCTGGTTCCGAACTTTGAGCTTGCTGAAGAACTAGTCGCCCGTGGTGTCGACAGTGCACGCATCGCCATCAGCCATGGTTCCAGTCCGAATGGCTCATCTCATGGATACTCCCAAATTGCGCTCGGAAGACCGCTTGTTCCCGCATCACCATTCACATTCGACCAATCGATAGTGATCGTCCTTCCCACCTACAACGAACGTTCTAATCTTGCAGCACTTGTCGCCACGATCGGCAAATATCTGACCGCTGATATCTTGATCGTTGATGACAATTCGCCTGATGGAACCGGCCAAGTAGCTGATCAATTACGCGGAGAACACCGCCATATCCATGTCTTGCATCGGCCCAAAAAACAAGGGCTTGGGCCGGCTTACCTGGCTGGGTTTGAGTGGGCGATCCACCGAAACTATGACCGTATTATCGAGATGGATTGTGATTTCAGCCACGCGCCTTGGGACGTACCCCGCCTGGTCCACGGCAGCCGGACCGCCGAGCTGGTTATTGGCAGTCGTTATGTGTCCGGTGGTGGCACCGAGAATTGGGACGCTCGACGACGCCTGGTGTCTCGCTGCGGCAACACCTATGTGAGGCTCTTTTTAGGCCCAATGATCCATGATTGGACGGGCGGCTTCCGATGTTATCATCGTAGCCTGTTACTGAAGATGCATCTTGAAACGGTACGCGCCAAAGGATACGTATTCCAGGTCGAGTTAGCCTGGCGAGCCGTTCAACTCGGCGCAGACATTCGTGAACTACCCATTCGCTTCAGTGATCGCGTCCAAGGCCAAAGCAAGCTCGGCTGGCATTCCCTCATCGAAGGACTCGTGCAAGTACCCAAAATGTGTTTTCAGAGGTACTAA
- a CDS encoding hypothetical protein (conserved exported protein of unknown function) — MRVKGVRLISAGLLASLLLLAGCAAPHVPSRVIYEDPVNFVRLEKDPEVLAEWPPSHHAHPFMIEADKLRKILAGVMVQEHWIALKRWMRGESPLVPAFTDEELTLLSTRIAEALAEATYNERITFYLSEPQTFARRIITTGGLYIQGTELHMLLGNWRIIYGIPAYGMIYDRRYPMRPTAAKGFDLRFQPTEAVVPTKSSMLDVIMANAKDELIIDLSKLESFESSIPSRRVARSTK, encoded by the coding sequence ATGCGTGTGAAAGGTGTGCGGCTGATCTCAGCGGGACTTCTTGCCTCTTTGCTTCTGTTGGCTGGCTGTGCCGCTCCCCATGTGCCCTCGAGGGTGATCTACGAAGATCCGGTCAATTTCGTACGATTGGAAAAGGATCCGGAAGTGCTCGCTGAATGGCCACCAAGCCATCACGCGCACCCGTTTATGATCGAAGCTGACAAATTACGGAAAATCTTGGCGGGAGTGATGGTTCAAGAGCACTGGATCGCACTGAAACGATGGATGAGAGGGGAGTCGCCACTAGTTCCAGCCTTCACAGACGAAGAATTGACGTTGCTATCAACACGCATCGCGGAAGCGCTCGCGGAGGCGACATACAACGAACGAATCACATTCTATCTGAGCGAACCACAGACATTTGCTAGACGCATTATCACAACGGGGGGACTATATATTCAGGGGACGGAACTGCATATGCTCCTGGGTAACTGGAGGATCATTTACGGTATTCCAGCGTATGGGATGATTTACGATCGGCGCTATCCCATGCGGCCAACAGCCGCGAAGGGTTTTGATTTGCGATTTCAACCCACGGAGGCGGTCGTTCCTACGAAAAGCAGCATGCTCGATGTCATCATGGCAAATGCCAAGGATGAGTTGATTATTGATCTGTCGAAACTCGAGTCATTCGAGTCATCGATTCCCTCACGACGCGTTGCCCGCAGCACGAAATGA
- a CDS encoding Peptidyl-prolyl cis-trans isomerase — MSDVANNTRATIAITTKGQPIGEIVLKFFPDVAPGHVNNFIKLSQEGFYNGTTFHRVIPGFMIQGGDPNSKTSDRSSHGMGGPGYKVKAEFNSTPHKRGIVSMARANDPDSAGSQFFICVSDANFLDWQYTAFGEVESGMDVADKIVGMKRDGRDNPLERAEMTVTISEC, encoded by the coding sequence ATGAGTGATGTTGCCAACAACACACGGGCTACAATTGCAATCACGACAAAGGGACAACCAATCGGAGAGATCGTCCTTAAATTCTTTCCTGATGTGGCACCAGGTCACGTCAATAACTTCATCAAGCTTTCTCAAGAAGGATTTTATAATGGAACGACGTTTCACCGTGTCATCCCTGGATTTATGATTCAGGGAGGCGATCCCAACAGCAAGACGTCCGATCGCTCGTCGCACGGGATGGGTGGACCTGGGTATAAGGTAAAGGCCGAATTTAATAGCACACCGCACAAGCGCGGCATCGTATCGATGGCCAGAGCCAACGACCCGGATAGCGCCGGGTCGCAGTTCTTTATCTGTGTCTCGGATGCCAATTTCCTCGATTGGCAATATACGGCTTTTGGAGAGGTTGAAAGCGGTATGGACGTGGCCGACAAGATCGTCGGCATGAAACGAGATGGGCGAGATAATCCATTGGAGCGCGCGGAGATGACGGTCACAATCAGTGAATGCTAG
- a CDS encoding hypothetical protein (conserved protein of unknown function) has protein sequence MRFHTIIIKSTRAAGLMLLLLSGGGFLGLADGEESLSTTAMVASRAQVISDSPPTSGPLEQSATSVQALAISENGVIYAGSFGHGVFQTMDRGATWNRVGAGVTDPFILSLAITKNGIVYAGTFRGGVFRSRDEGNTWHSVNEGLKRLEVKALMVVGHELYAGTGDGVYRLRDADDRWVPMTTGLDDILVHSLARSTDGTLFAGTSGKGIFRLIPRSSGWVRVRQGLKDHEGMIENFIRVLVIDQDQSILAGTFDGGVFRSMDGGLTWRSISRALPNDSIRGIVLSDHGLVVATGHGIFKTVDKGKQWIPLNKGLTNLSIQVLIGWGERGLYAGTSSGVFRSDDGLSWIAVNQGLEAGMAPPPFLFR, from the coding sequence ATGAGGTTCCATACCATCATAATTAAATCTACGCGAGCTGCCGGGCTGATGCTGCTGTTATTGTCGGGTGGAGGTTTTCTCGGACTGGCCGATGGAGAAGAGTCTTTGTCGACCACTGCAATGGTAGCATCCCGAGCTCAGGTGATTTCCGATTCTCCACCGACATCGGGACCTCTCGAACAGTCGGCTACAAGTGTACAGGCACTTGCGATCAGTGAAAACGGTGTCATCTACGCAGGATCATTTGGGCATGGAGTTTTTCAGACCATGGATCGCGGTGCAACTTGGAACCGAGTGGGAGCTGGGGTCACCGATCCCTTTATCCTGAGTCTGGCAATCACGAAGAATGGAATCGTATATGCCGGAACATTTCGTGGCGGAGTGTTCCGATCTCGCGATGAAGGAAACACCTGGCACTCTGTCAATGAAGGTCTCAAACGGCTGGAGGTCAAAGCGCTCATGGTGGTCGGTCACGAACTCTATGCCGGTACCGGCGATGGGGTGTATCGTCTTCGAGATGCCGATGATCGCTGGGTGCCGATGACGACTGGCCTTGATGATATTCTTGTCCATTCACTGGCACGTTCAACGGATGGGACATTGTTCGCTGGGACCTCGGGCAAAGGGATTTTTCGGCTGATCCCCCGTTCATCCGGATGGGTTCGTGTTCGGCAGGGTTTAAAGGATCATGAAGGCATGATCGAGAACTTCATCCGTGTGCTGGTCATTGATCAGGACCAGAGTATTTTGGCAGGAACGTTCGATGGTGGGGTGTTTCGTAGTATGGATGGAGGGCTGACATGGCGTTCAATCAGTCGTGCCCTTCCGAACGATTCCATCCGGGGTATCGTGTTGAGCGACCATGGACTGGTTGTTGCCACAGGACACGGGATTTTCAAGACGGTGGATAAAGGTAAACAATGGATCCCCCTCAACAAAGGTCTCACCAACCTTTCGATTCAGGTGCTGATTGGATGGGGAGAGAGAGGGCTTTATGCAGGAACGAGTTCAGGAGTATTTCGCAGTGATGACGGTCTTTCGTGGATCGCTGTGAATCAAGGACTGGAAGCCGGGATGGCGCCGCCTCCATTTCTCTTTCGATAA
- a CDS encoding Sec-independent protein translocase protein TatC, which translates to MEQIIHPLAAHIQGVKRRLLVIGATILSLLILTFSFSAEMVAWLNRPFENQLAFYGPTEALFASIKVSLLAAFILSLPVIFYQCWKFIEPALLPKEQRWAIPLFLLAGGLFGLGMVFCNVVILPLVIDWFVSFGLDRDITPQLGVGTYIDFNVKFLLIFGCAFELPLVMTLAAMIGAASAQTFARYRKHAILLCLIVSAIVTPDATLFTMLLMAVPLMVLYEFGILGARVFGKNQDRAGMDLPTDPDLPFKTAGTRMR; encoded by the coding sequence ATGGAGCAGATCATTCATCCGCTTGCCGCTCACATTCAAGGTGTCAAGCGCCGATTGCTTGTTATTGGGGCGACCATACTAAGTTTGCTCATTCTCACCTTCTCATTTTCTGCTGAAATGGTTGCATGGCTGAATCGTCCGTTTGAGAACCAATTGGCCTTCTATGGACCGACGGAAGCACTGTTTGCCTCGATCAAGGTTTCGTTGTTGGCAGCCTTTATTCTGAGTTTGCCGGTCATTTTCTATCAGTGTTGGAAGTTCATCGAGCCCGCATTGCTGCCGAAAGAACAGCGCTGGGCGATTCCCTTGTTCCTATTGGCCGGGGGGTTGTTTGGACTAGGGATGGTGTTCTGCAATGTGGTGATTCTGCCGTTGGTGATTGACTGGTTTGTGAGTTTCGGACTCGATCGCGATATCACTCCGCAGCTGGGCGTGGGGACGTATATTGATTTCAATGTGAAGTTTCTGCTCATCTTCGGCTGTGCGTTCGAGCTGCCCTTAGTGATGACGCTGGCGGCGATGATCGGGGCGGCTTCTGCTCAGACGTTCGCACGGTATCGAAAACATGCCATCCTATTATGTCTCATCGTGTCCGCTATTGTAACGCCTGATGCAACGCTCTTCACCATGCTCCTGATGGCAGTTCCCTTGATGGTGCTGTATGAGTTCGGGATCCTCGGCGCTCGCGTGTTTGGGAAAAATCAAGACCGAGCTGGAATGGATTTGCCGACGGACCCTGATTTGCCCTTCAAGACGGCAGGAACCAGAATGCGATGA
- a CDS encoding hypothetical protein (conserved protein of unknown function), translated as MLTEDAIVEQLRRTNTEFRELEESHHRLDLELNELQKRHVLTPKEEIEKKRIQKEKLVTKDKLAEFIRLRRDQRLEPAR; from the coding sequence ATGTTGACGGAAGATGCAATTGTCGAACAGCTTCGCCGCACCAACACTGAATTCCGCGAACTGGAAGAATCTCACCATCGTCTGGACCTTGAGCTGAACGAGCTCCAGAAGCGCCATGTTCTGACGCCGAAGGAAGAGATCGAGAAAAAACGGATCCAAAAGGAAAAACTGGTCACGAAAGATAAGCTTGCGGAGTTCATTCGCCTGCGTCGCGACCAACGACTGGAACCTGCACGATAG